One window of the Marmota flaviventris isolate mMarFla1 chromosome 2, mMarFla1.hap1, whole genome shotgun sequence genome contains the following:
- the Rora gene encoding nuclear receptor ROR-alpha isoform X2, translating to MMYFVIAAMKAQIEIIPCKICGDKSSGIHYGVITCEGCKGFFRRSQQSNATYSCPRQKNCLIDRTSRNRCQHCRLQKCLAVGMSRDAVKFGRMSKKQRDSLYAEVQKHRMQQQQRDHQQQPGEAEPLTPTYNISANGLTELHEDLSTYIDGHTPEGSKADSAVSSFYLDIQPSPDQSGLDINGIKPEPICDYTPASGFFPYCSFTNGETSPTVSMAELEHLAQNISKSHLETCQYLREELQQITWQTFLQEEIENYQNKQREVMWQLCAIKITEAIQYVVEFAKRIDGFMELCQNDQIVLLKAGSLEVVFIRMCRAFDSQNNTVYFDGKYASPDVFKSLGCEDFISFVFEFGKSLCSMHLTEDEIALFSAFVLMSADRSWLQEKVKIEKLQQKIQLALQHVLQKNHREDGILTKLICKVSTLRALCGRHTEKLMAFKAIYPDIVRLHFPPLYKELFTSEFEPAMQIDG from the exons CTCAAATTGAAATTATTCCATGCAAGATCTGTGGAGACAAATCATCAGGAATCCATTATGGTGTCATTACGTGTGAAGGCTGCAAG GGCTTTTTCAGGAGAAGTCAGCAAAGCAATGCCACCTACTCCTGTCCTCGTCAGAAGAACTGTTTGATTGATCGAACCAGTAGAAACCGCTGCCAACACTGTCGATTGCAGAAATGCCTTGCCGTAGGGATGTCTCGAGACG CTGTAAAATTTGGTCGAATGTCGAAAAAGCAGAGAGACAGCTTATATGCAGAAGTGCAGAAACACCggatgcagcagcagcagcgcgACCACCAGCAGCAGCCTGGAGAGGCTGAGCCGCTGACACCCACCTACAACATCTCGGCCAACGGGCTGACAGAGCTTCACGAGGACCTCAGTACCTACATCGATGGGCACACCCCCGAGGGCAGCAAGGCCGACTCTGCTGTCAGCAGCTTCTACCTGGACATACAGCCCTCCCCAGACCAGTCAGGGCTTGATATCAATGGAATCAAACCAGAACCCATATGTGACTACACACCAGCATCTGGCTTTTTTCCCTACTGTTCGTTCACCAATGGAGAGACTTCCCCAACGGTGTCCATGGCAGAACTAG AACACCTTGCACAGAATATATCTAAATCACATCTGGAAACCTGCCAATACTTGAGAGAAGAGCTCCAGCAGATAACGTGGCAGACCTTTCTGCAGGAAGAGATTGAGAACTATCAAAACAAG CAGCGGGAGGTGATGTGGCAATTGTGTGCCATCAAAATCACAGAAGCTATACAGTATGTGGTGGAGTTTGCCAAACGCATTGATGGATTTATGGAGCTGTGTCAAAACGATCAAATTGTGCTTCTAAAAGCAG GTTCTCTAGAAGTGGTGTTCATCAGGATGTGCCGTGCCTTTGACTCTCAGAACAACACCGTGTACTTTGATGGGAAGTATGCCAGCCCCGATGTCTTCAAATCCTTAG GCTGTGAAGACTTTATTAGCTTTGTGTTTGAATTTGGAAAGAGTTTATGTTCTATGCACCTGACTGAAGATGAAATTGCATTATTTTCTGCGTTTGTACTGATGTCGGCAG ATCGCTCATGGCTACAGGAAAAggtaaaaattgaaaaactgcAACAGAAAATTCAGCTAGCTCTTCAACACGTTCTACAGAAGAATCACCGAGAAGATGGAATACTAACAAAG TTAATATGCAAGGTGTCTACATTAAGAGCCTTATGTGGACGACATACGGAAAAGCTAATGGCATTTAAAGCAATATACCCAGACATTGTGCGACTTCATTTTCCTCCATTATACAAGGAGTTGTTCACTTCAGAATTTGAGCCAGCAATGCAAATTGATGGGTAA